The following proteins are encoded in a genomic region of Stutzerimonas balearica DSM 6083:
- a CDS encoding NAD(P)H nitroreductase, translating to MEALDLLLKRVSVARLCEPAPDAEQLDLMFRAALRAPDHGQLRPWRFLTIAGEGRERLGEVFAEAVRQRDAQASDEALEKARRMPLRAPLLVAVIARLQEHPKVPHSEQLLAAGCAAHGLLLAAQALGFGGIWRSGELAFDAQVASRLGLGGDERLLGFIYLGSPEGRVRTAPELDPVDFVSPWPGASS from the coding sequence ATGGAAGCGCTCGACCTGCTGCTCAAACGTGTTTCGGTGGCGCGCCTGTGCGAGCCGGCTCCCGATGCCGAGCAACTCGATCTGATGTTCCGTGCCGCCCTGCGAGCCCCGGACCACGGGCAACTGCGGCCCTGGCGTTTTCTTACCATCGCGGGCGAGGGCCGTGAGCGGCTCGGAGAGGTGTTCGCCGAGGCAGTACGCCAGCGCGATGCACAGGCCTCCGACGAGGCTCTGGAAAAGGCGCGCCGCATGCCGCTGCGGGCGCCTTTGCTGGTGGCGGTGATCGCACGATTGCAGGAGCACCCAAAGGTGCCACACAGCGAGCAACTGCTGGCTGCCGGCTGTGCCGCACATGGCCTGCTGCTGGCAGCGCAGGCATTGGGCTTCGGCGGAATCTGGCGCAGCGGCGAGCTGGCCTTCGATGCGCAGGTGGCCAGCCGGCTCGGCCTCGGCGGCGACGAGCGTCTACTGGGCTTTATCTACCTGGGTTCGCCAGAAGGCCGCGTGCGCACCGCGCCGGAGCTCGATCCGGTCGATTTCGTTTCGCCGTGGCCAGGCGCGTCGAGCTGA
- a CDS encoding YkgJ family cysteine cluster protein, translating to MSANNPCLTCGACCAHFRVSFFWGECASSGGTVPDDLTVQISPFHVAMRGTESKPARCVSLLGEVGCGVRCTVYEQRSSPCREFQAAWENGEPNERCDAARAAHGLPPLVPPLQPHLSPDRVA from the coding sequence ATGTCCGCGAACAATCCCTGCCTTACGTGCGGCGCCTGCTGCGCGCACTTTCGTGTGTCTTTCTTCTGGGGCGAGTGCGCCTCTTCCGGCGGTACCGTGCCGGACGATCTGACGGTACAGATCAGCCCCTTCCACGTGGCCATGCGTGGCACCGAGAGCAAGCCGGCCCGTTGTGTCAGCCTGCTCGGCGAGGTGGGCTGTGGCGTGCGCTGCACGGTCTACGAGCAGCGCTCGTCGCCCTGCCGCGAGTTCCAGGCAGCGTGGGAGAACGGCGAGCCGAACGAGCGCTGCGATGCGGCACGCGCGGCGCATGGCCTGCCGCCGCTGGTGCCGCCGCTGCAGCCTCATCTGTCACCGGATCGCGTCGCCTGA
- a CDS encoding TrkH family potassium uptake protein: MALPTLRTIGFILGIFLVTLAASMSVPMGALLVFDRTEELDAFLWASLITFGCGFALIAPGKPDNAKLRPRDMYFLTTMSWLVVCCFAALPMMLLQHISYTDAFFETMSGITTTGSTVLSGLDSASPGLLMWRSILHWLGGIGFIGMAVAILPLLRVGGMRLFQTESSDWSEKVVPRSHVAGRYLIAIYVSFTAAAFIGFRLAGMSNFDAINHAMSTVSTGGFSTSDASMAKFSAASHWVAVVFMILCSLPFTLYVAMLRGHRTALLRDEQVQGFLVIVTGASLLLTAWYWVNHDESLIDALRMVTFNVVSVVTTTGFAVGDYSLWGGFAMMAFFYLTFLGGCSGSTTGGLKIFRFQVAYVLLRANLRQLIHPRAVISQQYNGHNLDEEIVRSILTFSFFITMTIGLLALALAFLGLDLVTALTGAATAVCNVGPGLGNIIGPAGNFSTLPDAAKWLLAAGMLLGRLEIITVLVLLTPAFWRH, translated from the coding sequence ATGGCACTGCCGACGCTGCGCACTATCGGATTCATCCTCGGCATTTTCCTCGTCACCCTCGCGGCCAGCATGAGCGTTCCCATGGGCGCGCTGCTGGTGTTCGATCGCACCGAGGAGCTGGACGCCTTTCTCTGGGCCAGCCTGATCACCTTTGGCTGCGGTTTTGCGCTCATCGCGCCGGGCAAGCCGGACAACGCCAAGCTGCGCCCGCGCGACATGTACTTCCTGACCACCATGAGCTGGCTGGTGGTCTGCTGTTTCGCGGCGCTGCCGATGATGCTGCTGCAGCACATCAGCTATACCGACGCCTTCTTCGAGACCATGTCGGGCATCACCACCACCGGCTCCACCGTGCTGTCCGGGCTCGACAGCGCATCGCCCGGCCTGTTGATGTGGCGTTCGATCCTGCACTGGCTCGGCGGTATCGGCTTCATTGGCATGGCGGTGGCGATCCTGCCGTTGCTGCGCGTCGGTGGCATGCGCCTGTTCCAGACCGAATCCTCAGACTGGTCGGAAAAGGTCGTGCCGCGCTCGCATGTCGCCGGCCGCTACCTGATCGCCATCTATGTGAGCTTCACCGCTGCGGCTTTCATCGGCTTCCGCCTGGCCGGCATGAGCAACTTCGATGCGATCAACCACGCCATGTCGACGGTTTCCACCGGGGGGTTTTCCACCTCGGATGCCTCGATGGCAAAGTTCAGCGCCGCCTCGCACTGGGTCGCGGTGGTCTTCATGATCCTCTGCAGCCTGCCGTTCACACTGTATGTGGCAATGCTGCGCGGCCACCGCACCGCGTTGTTGCGCGACGAGCAGGTTCAGGGGTTTCTGGTGATCGTAACCGGGGCCAGCCTGCTGCTCACCGCCTGGTACTGGGTCAATCATGACGAGTCGCTGATCGACGCCCTGCGCATGGTGACCTTCAACGTGGTTTCGGTGGTCACCACCACCGGCTTCGCAGTCGGCGACTACAGCCTCTGGGGCGGCTTCGCGATGATGGCGTTCTTCTACCTGACCTTTCTTGGCGGCTGCTCGGGCTCGACGACCGGCGGGCTGAAGATCTTCCGCTTCCAGGTCGCCTATGTGCTGCTGCGCGCCAACCTGCGCCAGCTGATCCATCCGCGCGCGGTGATCTCGCAGCAATACAACGGCCACAATCTGGACGAGGAAATCGTCCGCTCGATTCTGACCTTCTCGTTCTTCATCACCATGACCATCGGCCTGCTCGCCCTGGCGCTGGCGTTCCTCGGGCTGGACCTGGTCACTGCGCTGACTGGCGCCGCCACGGCGGTATGCAACGTGGGCCCCGGGCTGGGCAACATCATCGGCCCTGCCGGCAACTTCTCCACGCTGCCCGACGCGGCCAAGTGGCTGCTCGCGGCCGGTATGCTGCTTGGCCGGCTAGAGATCATCACCGTGCTGGTGCTGCTCACGCCGGCGTTCTGGCGTCACTGA